The region TCGGAGTGGATGCCGTAATCGCCGATGAGCAGGGTTGGTCGGCCCCAGGCCATAGCAGTCAGGCTCCAGGGGGAGCTGACGCTGAGACAGGCGCTGCAGCTGGCCAGCTGGCTCAGGAGCTGACCAGGTGCACCAAACACCAGGTTGTCGGGGAAGGTCCAGTCGCTGGATTTGAACTTGGAGATCCAGGGCTGACCTTTCTCCCAGGCGTGGTCGCGTTGGATCACAATCGACCACTCCGGGGACGTTTCAGCCCAGCGGATCAATTGCTGCAGCAACTGTGCCTTGGCACCGATCTGGGTGGGGATGCCCTCCTGAACCAGAGCGAGCAGGGTATGGGGCGGTTTTGCGGTTCCGCCTTTGAGAGCTCCGAGGGGAGGACGTTCCGGAGAGAACCAATGCCCGATCGCCACGATTGATGGACTGGCCACGCTCTCGGGCCAGAACTGTGTGATCGCCTCAAGCTCCCGTCGCTGACGATCCCCTGGCACCACCAAGAGATCACAGCATTGGCGGTCGCTCAGCTGATGAACCAGGCTGTCACCAAGGGAGGCCTGGAGAGGACCGCTGAACACCACAGCTGGCTGCACACCACGCTGCCGGGCGAGGTGTCGGTGAGCATGGGTAAAGAGCTCAAGGTGGTCGCTGCGACGGATGAACAACCCAACGGCGCTGGCGGACTCCAACAGCTCATGGCCCAGCAGATCCATCAGGGTCAGTGGGATTTGCGGGGTGACGGAAGGCAGAGGGCTGTCTCGGCTTGTGGACAGCGCCGGTCCAATGGTCAGGCAGGACTGACCGCGCTGCTCAAGCTGCTGTTGCAGCAGCTGGCAGGCCATAGCGCTGCGGTCGTCATCACTGACCAGAAGGATTGTCATCGCTCCCTTAGCCACCGAGACAACCAGCCAAAGCCCA is a window of Synechococcus sp. A15-24 DNA encoding:
- a CDS encoding DUF6716 putative glycosyltransferase, which gives rise to MTILLVSDDDRSAMACQLLQQQLEQRGQSCLTIGPALSTSRDSPLPSVTPQIPLTLMDLLGHELLESASAVGLFIRRSDHLELFTHAHRHLARQRGVQPAVVFSGPLQASLGDSLVHQLSDRQCCDLLVVPGDRQRRELEAITQFWPESVASPSIVAIGHWFSPERPPLGALKGGTAKPPHTLLALVQEGIPTQIGAKAQLLQQLIRWAETSPEWSIVIQRDHAWEKGQPWISKFKSSDWTFPDNLVFGAPGQLLSQLASCSACLSVSSPWSLTAMAWGRPTLLIGDYGIHSDQDTTTFFGSGLMHRLQSIDHMDQLLGLPPVNTSWLQSMGWGVHDGAARLIRRLVELLP